A region from the Halobacillus mangrovi genome encodes:
- a CDS encoding putative ABC transporter permease subunit encodes MSKAWKLIKVMVKMQLSMAGKSTSEKVGYFFLALVLIPFGLMILYSLNGLIGALYEPLASTGNENVILGLFFVFMVFIFLFVSIGSVLSSFYFAEDVESFIALPFQPYQIVIGKSAVPFLSLYGINTLILLPTLVFYGIHSSAGILYYLFAGLLWLLTPIIPFVLVSIFIMFLMRFANLSKNKDRTKILVGLLGFGFAIGINVLVRLDSGDANANLTQLLTEQNGLLELATKFFPTAYFSSIALTQPGTVTGVLYLLLMIALSVVSIIVFLTSGQKIYFKGVLGLTGGKRSTFKEEQVMKNTKQRSVLYSLWMKEMRIIFRTPTFFTQIVVQSLFFPVFLIIIILLDTNGSVSSFGGMMDQFEGKTLILAMFGFTVLALGINPASISSISRDGKSWFNHLYLPVSAKTVLLSKLLAAYALNLLSLILIGAAALWIIQVPIQLCIIWLFLSLVTSWVTSIIGLLIDLYQPKLNWTDEREVFKGRFIGLLAIAIEAVVFGSAILALWNMGLNGLWTISSILLALLILITIACHLILNRLIAHKYFTIS; translated from the coding sequence ATGAGTAAAGCTTGGAAACTTATTAAAGTCATGGTTAAAATGCAGCTCTCCATGGCTGGAAAGAGCACAAGCGAAAAAGTCGGCTATTTCTTTTTGGCTCTTGTTTTAATTCCATTCGGTTTAATGATTTTATACTCGTTAAACGGCCTTATAGGTGCTTTATATGAACCTCTTGCTTCTACAGGAAACGAAAACGTTATATTAGGGTTATTCTTCGTTTTTATGGTGTTCATTTTCTTGTTTGTCAGTATTGGATCTGTTTTAAGCTCTTTTTATTTTGCTGAAGATGTCGAGTCCTTCATTGCTCTTCCCTTTCAGCCTTATCAAATCGTTATAGGTAAATCTGCCGTCCCTTTCTTATCGCTTTATGGAATAAATACGCTCATCCTGTTACCTACCCTGGTTTTCTATGGTATTCATAGTTCAGCGGGAATTCTCTATTATCTGTTCGCAGGGTTATTGTGGCTGCTGACTCCAATTATTCCATTTGTACTTGTATCCATCTTTATTATGTTTTTGATGCGATTCGCTAATCTCTCAAAAAATAAAGACCGGACGAAAATACTCGTTGGTTTATTAGGATTCGGATTCGCAATCGGAATCAATGTTCTCGTTCGATTAGATTCTGGAGATGCGAATGCCAATTTGACTCAACTTCTCACAGAACAAAACGGACTACTTGAATTGGCTACAAAATTTTTCCCAACTGCCTATTTTAGTTCTATTGCCCTGACTCAGCCCGGCACCGTTACGGGGGTCCTTTATTTATTGCTGATGATCGCCTTATCAGTGGTGAGCATCATTGTATTTCTTACGAGTGGACAAAAAATCTACTTTAAAGGAGTATTAGGGCTTACCGGGGGCAAAAGAAGTACCTTTAAAGAAGAACAGGTTATGAAGAACACGAAACAACGATCCGTTTTGTATAGTTTGTGGATGAAAGAAATGAGAATTATATTTCGAACTCCTACTTTTTTCACGCAAATTGTTGTTCAAAGTCTCTTCTTTCCTGTATTTCTTATTATCATTATCCTATTGGACACGAATGGATCAGTCAGCAGTTTTGGAGGGATGATGGATCAATTCGAAGGGAAAACATTAATTCTTGCTATGTTCGGTTTCACCGTACTTGCATTAGGTATAAATCCTGCTTCTATTTCTTCTATCTCAAGAGATGGCAAGAGCTGGTTCAATCATCTTTATTTGCCTGTCTCTGCAAAAACCGTACTATTAAGCAAACTTTTAGCTGCTTACGCTCTCAACCTGCTTTCTCTGATTTTGATTGGAGCCGCAGCTTTGTGGATCATCCAAGTCCCCATCCAACTTTGCATCATTTGGTTATTCCTGTCTTTAGTAACGAGCTGGGTAACGAGTATCATCGGCCTCTTGATCGATCTCTATCAACCGAAGTTGAATTGGACCGACGAACGGGAAGTATTCAAAGGCCGATTTATCGGGCTTTTGGCGATTGCTATAGAAGCTGTCGTGTTTGGATCCGCTATCCTTGCCCTCTGGAACATGGGGCTAAACGGATTATGGACGATCTCAAGTATTTTATTAGCTCTTTTGATCCTAATAACGATCGCTTGTCATTTGATCCTGAATAGACTGATTGCACATAAATATTTTACGATTTCTTAA
- a CDS encoding zinc ribbon domain-containing protein has translation MNEQGCIKCGSTDADQKEVSMTGSGLSKMLDVQNNKFTVVSCKNCGYSEFYNQKASKASNILDFFFGG, from the coding sequence ATGAATGAACAAGGTTGTATTAAATGTGGAAGTACAGATGCCGATCAGAAAGAGGTATCGATGACGGGATCAGGGCTATCGAAAATGCTTGATGTCCAAAATAATAAGTTTACGGTCGTGTCTTGTAAAAATTGCGGATACTCGGAATTTTACAACCAAAAAGCTTCCAAGGCGAGCAATATTCTTGATTTCTTCTTTGGAGGATAA
- a CDS encoding SulP family inorganic anion transporter: MNTQTIKKQWFGNVKNDTLSGLVVAMALIPEAIAFSIIAGVDPMVGLYASFCIAVVIAFMGGRPGMISAATGAMAVLMVTLVKDHGLEYLLAATILTGILQFILGTLKIGQFMKFIPRSVMIGFVNALAILIFSSQLVHFEGAGLAMYAMVAGSLAIIYILPRFTKAVPSPLVAIIVMTIIAITSGAGLKTVGDMGELSSTLPIFLIPDIPLNFETLQIIFPISLALAFVGLLESLLTAQIVDDMTDTVSDKNKEARGQGMANVVSGLFGGMAGCAMIGQSVINVSSGGRGRLSTLVAGIFMMLLIIVFNDLLVQIPMAVLVGVMIMVSIGTFDWSSLTRFNRTPISDSVVMVVTVATVVKTHDLSKGVLAGVILSAIFFVAKISKIHVEEAYEKSTMKMVYKVSGQVFFASTDNLLKHFDYSIEAKKVEIDFTNAHVWDDSAVAAIDKLVLKYRENEIDVQVVGLNKDSSQLVKRLAVHNKPNASVSNH, translated from the coding sequence TTGAACACACAAACAATTAAAAAACAATGGTTTGGAAACGTAAAAAACGATACGCTCTCAGGCTTGGTTGTCGCTATGGCACTCATCCCTGAGGCGATCGCTTTCTCTATCATCGCTGGAGTCGACCCCATGGTAGGATTGTACGCTTCCTTCTGTATCGCCGTTGTCATTGCTTTTATGGGTGGCCGTCCTGGAATGATTTCAGCCGCTACCGGAGCTATGGCAGTCCTTATGGTTACTCTTGTCAAAGATCATGGATTAGAGTATTTGCTTGCAGCTACAATCTTGACTGGTATTTTGCAGTTTATCTTAGGAACGCTTAAAATTGGGCAATTTATGAAGTTTATTCCGCGATCGGTTATGATCGGGTTTGTTAACGCTCTTGCTATTCTAATTTTTTCATCCCAGCTGGTCCACTTTGAAGGAGCAGGGTTGGCTATGTACGCTATGGTTGCAGGGTCACTTGCCATCATCTATATTCTCCCAAGGTTCACTAAAGCTGTCCCTTCTCCGCTCGTAGCCATAATTGTGATGACAATCATTGCAATAACTTCAGGCGCCGGTTTAAAGACAGTAGGAGATATGGGTGAACTTTCAAGTACACTACCTATCTTCCTAATTCCTGATATTCCATTGAACTTTGAAACCTTGCAAATTATATTTCCAATTTCCCTTGCTCTAGCTTTTGTCGGTCTATTAGAATCCCTGCTTACTGCTCAAATTGTTGATGACATGACAGATACTGTAAGTGATAAAAATAAAGAAGCGCGCGGCCAAGGAATGGCTAACGTTGTTTCCGGTTTGTTCGGAGGCATGGCTGGCTGTGCTATGATCGGACAATCTGTTATCAACGTATCTTCAGGAGGGCGAGGACGCCTTTCAACTTTAGTGGCTGGTATATTCATGATGCTATTGATTATCGTGTTTAACGACTTGCTCGTACAAATTCCAATGGCCGTTCTTGTTGGTGTCATGATTATGGTATCCATTGGTACATTTGACTGGAGTTCATTGACAAGGTTCAACCGAACCCCAATCTCTGATTCTGTTGTCATGGTTGTCACTGTAGCAACTGTTGTGAAAACACACGACCTATCCAAAGGTGTACTGGCCGGAGTCATTTTGAGTGCGATTTTCTTCGTAGCCAAGATTTCAAAAATTCATGTAGAAGAAGCCTATGAAAAGAGCACGATGAAAATGGTCTACAAAGTGAGCGGTCAAGTATTCTTCGCTTCCACCGATAACTTATTGAAGCATTTCGATTACTCTATTGAGGCTAAAAAAGTTGAAATCGACTTTACCAATGCTCATGTGTGGGATGATTCAGCAGTAGCTGCTATTGATAAACTTGTATTAAAATATAGAGAGAATGAGATCGACGTTCAGGTAGTAGGATTGAACAAAGACAGTTCACAGCTGGTCAAGCGCCTTGCTGTACACAACAAACCTAACGCATCTGTTTCTAATCACTAG
- a CDS encoding ABC transporter ATP-binding protein — protein sequence MIELNGISKSFPGKKAVQDLSLNVPSGKIFGFLGPNGAGKSTTIKMMTGILPIDKGSIIMNGVDITKEPMKAKHLFGYVPDRSDIFLRLKGIEYLNFIGDVFQVPLETRKEKIEQLTKSFGIYDALNDHIQTYSHGMRQKIVVSGVLLHDPDVWILDEPLSGLDPKSSYTLKEMMREHASRGKTVFFSTHVLEVVEQLCDEVAIINNGQVQFQGNMKEMKQQFKEDDNLERLFLELTQNE from the coding sequence ATGATTGAACTGAACGGAATCTCGAAAAGCTTTCCAGGAAAAAAAGCTGTCCAGGATCTGAGTTTAAACGTGCCAAGTGGTAAAATTTTTGGATTTCTAGGGCCAAATGGAGCGGGTAAGTCTACCACGATTAAAATGATGACAGGCATTCTCCCGATTGATAAAGGCTCCATTATTATGAATGGCGTGGATATCACTAAGGAACCCATGAAAGCAAAGCACTTATTTGGATATGTCCCGGATCGTTCTGATATTTTCCTACGCTTAAAAGGAATCGAATATTTGAACTTTATTGGTGATGTATTTCAAGTTCCTTTAGAGACTAGAAAAGAAAAGATAGAACAATTAACAAAGAGTTTTGGCATTTACGATGCGCTTAATGATCATATTCAAACCTATTCTCATGGAATGAGGCAGAAAATCGTTGTCAGCGGCGTTCTGTTGCACGATCCAGATGTATGGATTCTAGATGAACCTCTTTCTGGACTAGATCCAAAATCCTCTTATACGTTAAAGGAAATGATGCGCGAGCACGCCTCACGAGGGAAGACTGTCTTTTTCTCTACCCACGTATTGGAAGTTGTCGAACAGCTATGTGATGAAGTAGCGATTATCAACAACGGTCAAGTCCAATTCCAAGGTAATATGAAGGAAATGAAACAGCAATTTAAAGAAGATGATAATCTCGAGCGTTTGTTCCTGGAGTTGACTCAAAATGAGTAA
- a CDS encoding GNAT family N-acetyltransferase has translation MEILEENERIFLREIAPDDWAPLHEIASDEEACKFQPWGPNNEDDSKFFVNQAMRDRQKRHRSRYVFAIVEKESNQIVGNIEMNIRDWDGVGEIGFIIHSGHWGKGLATDAALLIMKHSFEKCELHRVAATCSPENKASIKVLEKIGMVKEGVLRQDLLVKGEWRDSCVYSILREEWYEKYVNTDSQLNRLTDDQNDSA, from the coding sequence ATGGAAATTTTGGAAGAAAATGAGAGAATTTTCTTAAGAGAAATTGCTCCCGACGACTGGGCACCTCTACATGAAATTGCTTCCGATGAAGAAGCGTGCAAATTTCAACCATGGGGTCCGAACAATGAAGACGACTCCAAATTTTTCGTAAATCAAGCGATGAGAGATAGACAAAAAAGGCATCGCAGTCGATATGTGTTTGCGATTGTAGAAAAAGAATCAAATCAAATAGTAGGCAATATTGAAATGAATATTCGTGATTGGGACGGAGTAGGTGAGATCGGTTTCATCATTCACTCGGGGCATTGGGGTAAAGGATTGGCGACGGACGCAGCTTTACTCATCATGAAACATAGCTTTGAAAAGTGCGAACTTCACAGGGTTGCAGCAACCTGTAGTCCAGAAAACAAAGCCTCTATTAAAGTTCTTGAGAAAATCGGAATGGTAAAAGAGGGCGTACTTAGGCAGGATTTGTTAGTGAAGGGTGAATGGCGTGACTCCTGTGTTTATAGTATTCTGAGAGAAGAGTGGTATGAAAAATATGTGAATACGGATAGCCAATTAAATAGGTTAACGGATGATCAAAATGATAGTGCTTGA
- a CDS encoding universal stress protein gives MYRHILVAADGSEHSLRTAERAAELALLQGDGEVTIVYVVDGEQSKSDVLAEGDKSLIDQRRHERLEPVEKILEEKQVPFRVEIKHGEPGPTIVNYANDENFDIVIIGSRGLNTLQEMVLGSVSHKVAKRANCPVMIVK, from the coding sequence ATGTATAGACATATTTTAGTAGCCGCAGATGGGTCGGAGCACTCTCTAAGAACAGCTGAGCGTGCAGCAGAGCTAGCTCTGCTGCAAGGGGATGGAGAAGTGACGATCGTCTATGTTGTAGATGGAGAGCAATCGAAGTCTGATGTTCTAGCAGAAGGAGATAAATCATTGATTGATCAGCGCAGGCATGAGCGTTTAGAGCCGGTTGAAAAGATCCTTGAAGAAAAACAAGTTCCTTTTCGTGTGGAAATTAAACATGGAGAACCTGGTCCTACCATTGTCAATTATGCGAACGATGAAAATTTTGATATCGTCATTATCGGAAGCAGGGGACTGAACACACTCCAAGAGATGGTTCTTGGAAGTGTCAGTCATAAAGTAGCCAAAAGAGCAAACTGCCCTGTAATGATCGTTAAATAG
- a CDS encoding class I SAM-dependent methyltransferase, which yields MIEQKLKQQLAEAYNAHSLNRNESEIQDWKLYERASFLHRLTRTYKKKLLEIGAGPGKDSLFFQEAGLHVQATDLSPEMVEHCREKGLQAEVMSFDQLTFQEETFDAVWALNCLLHVPKDQLEGVLMGIKRIMKPGGLFYMGVYGGIDQEGVWDKDFHHPKRFFSFYKDEFLESILTKHFHLEAFHKVPQPSAKNGPTHFQGFILKK from the coding sequence TTGATTGAACAAAAATTAAAACAGCAATTAGCTGAAGCTTATAATGCACACTCTCTAAACAGAAATGAATCAGAGATACAAGACTGGAAGTTGTACGAACGCGCTTCCTTTTTGCATCGATTGACTCGTACATATAAGAAAAAATTACTTGAAATTGGCGCAGGGCCAGGTAAGGACAGCCTCTTTTTCCAAGAAGCAGGCTTACATGTCCAGGCTACAGACTTGTCCCCAGAAATGGTGGAACATTGTAGAGAAAAAGGACTTCAGGCAGAGGTGATGAGTTTCGATCAGCTTACTTTCCAAGAGGAGACATTTGACGCCGTGTGGGCGCTCAACTGTCTGCTTCATGTCCCTAAAGATCAACTTGAAGGTGTTTTGATGGGAATCAAACGGATTATGAAACCTGGCGGGCTGTTTTACATGGGGGTTTACGGAGGAATCGATCAAGAAGGTGTATGGGATAAGGATTTTCACCATCCGAAGCGATTCTTTTCCTTCTACAAGGATGAGTTTCTTGAAAGTATTTTAACGAAACATTTTCACCTGGAAGCTTTCCATAAAGTCCCACAGCCATCAGCCAAAAATGGACCGACGCATTTCCAAGGATTCATACTAAAAAAATGA
- a CDS encoding DMT family transporter has product MSNRNKGIILLLISAFGFSMMAALVKLSGDLPTVQKTLFRNLVSAIIAFWFVIYNKERLFGKKENQILLLSRSSLGTIGMVLFFYAIDNLVLSDADMLNKLSPFLLIIFSAIFLKEKARTYQIVSIIIAFVGTLFIIKPAFSLEFIPYMAGVFSAVFAAGAYTLLRVLGDKEKFYTIVFYFSFFTTITLLPFTIAFYEPMTLKQWIYLLSAGAFATLGQFGLTIAYKFAPAREISIFFYSTVVYSALISILLFGQVPDLLSVLGYITIFGASFYMFLRNNKEATNL; this is encoded by the coding sequence ATGAGCAATAGAAATAAAGGAATTATTCTACTATTAATATCAGCATTCGGTTTTTCAATGATGGCTGCACTCGTTAAGCTTTCCGGCGATCTTCCTACGGTACAGAAAACCTTATTCCGAAATCTTGTGTCTGCAATCATCGCATTTTGGTTTGTTATATATAATAAGGAACGGCTATTCGGAAAAAAAGAGAACCAGATCCTGCTGCTCTCACGGTCATCGCTTGGTACGATTGGAATGGTATTATTTTTCTATGCCATCGATAACCTCGTGTTGTCCGATGCAGATATGTTGAATAAGCTTAGCCCCTTCTTGCTAATTATATTTTCAGCTATATTCTTAAAAGAGAAGGCACGAACATACCAGATCGTATCCATCATCATCGCATTTGTTGGAACACTGTTTATTATTAAACCGGCTTTTTCTTTAGAGTTTATCCCATATATGGCCGGTGTATTTTCTGCGGTTTTTGCTGCAGGGGCCTATACACTCCTGCGTGTTTTAGGGGATAAAGAGAAATTTTACACCATTGTGTTTTACTTTTCATTTTTTACAACGATTACGCTTCTTCCGTTTACCATCGCCTTTTATGAACCGATGACGCTTAAGCAGTGGATTTACTTGCTCTCTGCTGGTGCATTCGCAACTTTAGGTCAATTCGGTTTAACCATTGCCTATAAATTCGCACCAGCAAGAGAAATATCTATATTCTTTTATTCCACAGTCGTGTACTCAGCTCTTATCAGTATCCTTCTATTTGGACAAGTGCCTGACCTATTAAGTGTACTCGGCTATATTACGATCTTCGGCGCTTCTTTTTACATGTTCCTCAGGAACAACAAGGAAGCGACCAATTTATAG
- a CDS encoding sugar O-acetyltransferase, producing the protein MMTEKEKMLAGELYKSWDEELTHERSRARQITFSLNQTKDTEDHYRKQLIYDLFGTIEGEIGLEPPFYCDYGYNIHVGEGFFANFNCVFLDVCPIRIGKRVLVGPNVQLYTATHPMDRETRASGLESGKPITIGDDVWIGGHSVINPGVTIGDNVIIGSGAVVTKDIPPNVFVGGNPAKIIREVD; encoded by the coding sequence ATCATGACAGAAAAAGAAAAAATGTTAGCAGGTGAACTATATAAATCGTGGGATGAAGAACTGACCCATGAGCGTTCCCGTGCTCGTCAGATCACTTTTTCCCTTAACCAGACAAAGGATACGGAGGATCATTACCGAAAGCAGCTTATCTATGATCTGTTTGGAACGATTGAAGGAGAAATAGGATTGGAACCCCCATTTTACTGTGATTATGGGTACAACATCCATGTAGGTGAAGGGTTTTTCGCTAACTTTAACTGCGTATTTCTTGATGTTTGCCCGATACGAATAGGGAAAAGAGTCTTAGTGGGTCCCAACGTTCAGCTCTACACGGCGACTCATCCTATGGATAGAGAGACAAGAGCGAGTGGACTTGAATCTGGAAAACCGATTACCATTGGTGATGATGTCTGGATCGGCGGTCATTCGGTCATCAATCCAGGTGTTACGATTGGAGATAATGTGATCATCGGTTCCGGTGCTGTTGTGACGAAGGATATACCTCCGAACGTTTTCGTCGGAGGAAATCCTGCTAAGATCATTCGGGAAGTGGATTAA
- the abc-f gene encoding ribosomal protection-like ABC-F family protein → MLYMKAQNIAYSIGTRKLLDIKELTIHEGERIGLVGKNGQGKSLLIRYLMGELDVLPQVEWHASFGWLKQLNESNKAERKSGGEQTLAKLEDLFERKNKLLFLDEPTNNLDWDHIEKLEERLKSHQGALIVVAHDRMLLDQVCDKIWELEDSHLKEYNGTYSFYEEQKALERDQQYQEHEKYIKEKRRMEDRIRQKRTQSKGMRKPPKRMGNSEWQLGKNKAAGKQKKVERVSKTLERRLDRLQKVEKPFEWDQVKMEFDHFTPYRGRFLLQLKDFEVKVSNQRLFHVNRLSLLTGKKTALIGRNGAGKSTFINELLDRKNDLFPNGVSIGYFNQKLEEMPEEVTVLEYAKQESRLEESKVRIVLARLRFFEDDMNKRIAALSGGERVKLALARLLVSEHQLLILDEPTNHLDAEAIDALEQLVNEYPGSLLFVTHDRTFVSRTADHLWMIQDQKIVAFEGTWDEWEESRQKSETVDEDSYDRMALETRMTELISRLSIPASSDDQQVLEREYQEVLKKLQELKK, encoded by the coding sequence ATGCTTTATATGAAGGCGCAAAATATTGCTTATTCCATTGGTACACGAAAGCTGTTGGATATTAAAGAGTTGACAATTCATGAGGGAGAAAGAATTGGGCTTGTTGGTAAAAATGGTCAAGGAAAATCATTGTTAATCCGTTATTTAATGGGTGAACTTGACGTCCTTCCTCAAGTCGAGTGGCATGCTTCATTTGGATGGTTGAAGCAGTTGAATGAATCAAATAAGGCAGAGAGAAAGAGCGGGGGAGAGCAGACGCTTGCCAAGTTGGAGGATTTGTTTGAGCGTAAAAACAAGCTGTTGTTCCTGGATGAACCTACCAATAATTTGGATTGGGATCATATTGAGAAACTTGAAGAGCGCTTGAAAAGCCATCAAGGTGCTCTGATTGTTGTCGCTCATGACCGCATGCTGCTTGATCAAGTTTGTGATAAGATTTGGGAGCTTGAGGATAGCCATTTGAAAGAATACAATGGCACCTATTCTTTTTATGAAGAACAAAAAGCATTAGAGCGTGATCAGCAGTATCAAGAGCATGAAAAATATATTAAAGAAAAAAGACGGATGGAAGACCGGATTCGGCAAAAACGTACACAATCAAAGGGAATGAGAAAGCCGCCGAAACGAATGGGGAATTCTGAATGGCAGCTTGGAAAGAATAAAGCTGCAGGTAAACAGAAGAAAGTGGAGAGAGTTAGCAAAACTCTTGAAAGGCGGTTAGACCGTTTACAAAAAGTGGAGAAACCTTTTGAATGGGATCAAGTGAAAATGGAATTCGATCATTTCACTCCTTATCGCGGCCGCTTTCTCCTTCAGCTAAAAGATTTTGAAGTGAAGGTCTCTAACCAGCGCCTTTTCCATGTTAATCGTCTATCCTTATTGACAGGTAAAAAAACAGCACTGATCGGTCGTAATGGCGCAGGAAAATCAACGTTTATTAATGAGTTGCTTGATAGGAAAAACGACCTTTTTCCAAACGGAGTTTCAATAGGCTACTTTAATCAGAAGTTAGAGGAGATGCCAGAGGAAGTAACGGTTTTGGAGTATGCTAAACAAGAAAGCCGGCTCGAGGAGTCAAAGGTACGTATTGTATTAGCACGACTGCGTTTCTTTGAGGACGATATGAATAAACGAATCGCAGCTTTGAGTGGTGGAGAGCGCGTTAAATTAGCATTAGCCCGATTACTTGTCAGCGAACATCAGCTGCTTATCCTTGATGAACCGACAAACCATCTGGATGCTGAGGCGATTGATGCGCTGGAACAATTAGTTAATGAATATCCTGGTAGCTTATTGTTTGTTACCCATGACCGTACATTCGTCTCTCGCACGGCTGATCATTTATGGATGATTCAAGATCAAAAGATCGTGGCTTTTGAGGGAACGTGGGACGAGTGGGAAGAAAGTCGTCAAAAATCGGAAACTGTTGATGAAGATAGCTATGATCGTATGGCGTTGGAAACGAGAATGACAGAGTTAATCAGCCGTTTGAGCATACCGGCTTCAAGTGATGATCAACAGGTACTAGAAAGAGAATATCAGGAAGTTTTGAAGAAACTGCAGGAGCTGAAAAAATAA
- a CDS encoding GNAT family N-acetyltransferase, whose protein sequence is MQTRLLNGKDAKNYYELRLEALLTNPDAFITTYEQEKQRPNPIETTAERLESKSSRTIGLFEEESLQGVLTIVKESHPKFSHKANLVAMYVSPASRRKGGAKRLVQEAINTARALNLEVLHLSVVTDNHPAKNLYTSMGFQSYGIERKAIKLPNRYLDEEHMELFLDE, encoded by the coding sequence ATGCAAACACGTTTATTGAATGGAAAAGATGCAAAAAATTACTATGAATTACGTTTAGAAGCATTACTGACGAATCCAGATGCTTTTATAACAACCTACGAGCAGGAAAAACAGAGACCGAACCCGATTGAAACGACAGCGGAAAGGCTGGAATCGAAATCCTCAAGAACAATTGGATTATTTGAGGAGGAAAGCCTGCAAGGTGTCCTTACCATTGTAAAAGAATCCCATCCTAAGTTTTCCCACAAAGCGAACCTCGTAGCCATGTACGTATCACCGGCCAGCCGGAGAAAAGGTGGAGCTAAACGCCTAGTCCAGGAAGCCATCAATACAGCAAGGGCTCTAAACCTCGAAGTCCTTCATTTAAGTGTGGTTACAGATAACCATCCTGCCAAAAATCTTTATACAAGTATGGGTTTTCAATCATATGGAATAGAGCGAAAGGCGATCAAACTTCCAAACCGATATTTAGATGAAGAACATATGGAACTCTTCTTAGATGAATGA
- a CDS encoding dihydrofolate reductase family protein: MGKVVLYIAQSLDGYIARENGDIDWLWDDRDYGYDDFINTIDTVILGRKTYEQLFELTDEFPYHSKDVYVVSETMEGHDDYATFVQPEQITPLINVLRTDQNKNIWIVGGSMLIEDFIRMGLIDEYHIAIQPVLIGSGIRLFKSNEHQEELDFIDYHRFDDGMLMLTYRRKEKERKN, from the coding sequence ATGGGCAAAGTGGTCTTATATATTGCACAAAGCTTAGACGGATATATAGCGAGAGAAAATGGTGACATTGACTGGCTATGGGACGATCGAGACTATGGGTACGATGATTTTATTAACACGATAGATACGGTCATTCTAGGAAGAAAAACTTATGAACAACTATTTGAATTGACTGATGAGTTTCCTTACCATTCAAAGGACGTTTACGTAGTCAGTGAAACAATGGAAGGACACGACGACTACGCAACATTTGTCCAGCCTGAGCAAATCACACCTCTTATTAACGTGTTAAGAACAGATCAAAACAAAAACATTTGGATCGTTGGCGGAAGTATGCTGATTGAGGATTTTATCCGGATGGGGTTGATCGATGAGTATCATATAGCTATTCAGCCTGTACTGATCGGCAGTGGAATAAGACTATTCAAATCTAATGAACATCAGGAGGAGCTAGATTTCATCGATTACCACCGGTTTGATGATGGAATGCTTATGCTCACCTACCGCCGCAAAGAAAAGGAGAGGAAAAATTGA